The candidate division KSB1 bacterium genome has a window encoding:
- a CDS encoding glycosyltransferase family 9 protein encodes MRRIVVSRLRFLGDVVLTTPLLRILKAKDRDVRIGYLVEEPYAPVLLHHPHVDVVWALKRRAGSLRREVGQVIQLRREVRAFRPDVSLDLLGMPRSALLLYLCGSPARIGGPYRVRRHLYTHVVQHAEPQISAVHYHLENLRPLGIQGPFAAEDLRTFVRVLPEEVAYVRRSFSLDRDRRPLIGLHPGATWPAKRWFPERFGALASALHSQLGARVVLTTGPGEEELVRRVVEAANGSAQALPVLGLRHLAALLSQLDAYVANDCGPMHLAVAVGTPTIGLFGPSEPRIWFPYRREEGHVALHHPCPAHPCHRDVCDHLSCFRDLPVQEVLEAVVWAVGRKTLAQKAISDLTSG; translated from the coding sequence GTGCGCAGGATCGTGGTGAGCCGCCTGCGGTTTCTCGGGGATGTCGTGCTCACCACACCGCTGCTCAGGATCCTGAAGGCGAAGGATCGGGATGTGCGGATTGGCTACCTGGTGGAAGAACCCTACGCGCCGGTCCTGCTCCATCACCCCCACGTGGACGTGGTGTGGGCTCTCAAGCGAAGGGCTGGTAGCCTGCGGCGGGAAGTTGGGCAAGTCATCCAGCTGCGGCGAGAAGTTCGCGCCTTTCGCCCGGACGTCAGCCTGGATCTGCTGGGTATGCCGCGCTCGGCCCTGCTCCTCTACCTCTGCGGCAGCCCGGCCCGCATCGGAGGGCCCTACCGGGTGAGAAGGCACCTGTACACCCACGTAGTTCAGCACGCAGAACCTCAAATCTCAGCCGTCCATTATCATCTCGAAAACCTCCGCCCTCTGGGGATCCAAGGTCCCTTCGCGGCCGAGGACTTGCGGACGTTCGTCCGGGTGCTGCCTGAGGAGGTGGCCTACGTTAGGCGATCTTTCTCTCTGGACCGTGACCGTCGCCCTCTGATCGGGCTCCACCCCGGGGCGACCTGGCCTGCGAAACGCTGGTTTCCTGAGCGGTTTGGGGCCCTTGCCTCCGCCCTCCACTCGCAGCTCGGAGCCAGGGTGGTCCTCACGACGGGACCGGGCGAAGAGGAGCTGGTGCGACGCGTGGTGGAGGCAGCGAACGGTAGCGCGCAGGCCCTCCCCGTGTTGGGATTGCGCCACCTGGCAGCCCTTCTTTCCCAGCTCGATGCGTACGTGGCCAACGATTGCGGGCCAATGCATCTGGCGGTCGCCGTAGGGACCCCGACGATAGGGCTTTTCGGCCCGAGCGAGCCGCGCATCTGGTTCCCGTACCGGCGGGAGGAGGGACACGTGGCCTTGCATCACCCTTGCCCTGCGCATCCTTGCCACCGCGACGTGTGCGACCACCTCTCGTGCTTTCGAGACTTGCCCGTCCAGGAGGTTTTGGAGGCCGTTGTGTGGGCCGTGGGTCGGAAGACCCTCGCTCAGAAAGCGATCTCGGATCTCACCTCGGGGTAG
- a CDS encoding DUF488 family protein has product MLRWELLTIGHSNRSPEELVRLLKQNGVELVVDVRRFPSSRQYPYFQRDQVAATLQAAGIAYCWMGDLLGGFRTGGYEGYMGTEAFNRGLELLLQRASQRRAAVMCAERLFFRCHRRFIADACVRWGWRVLHIVDEGRVSAHRGALAPGQLELDLTL; this is encoded by the coding sequence GTGCTGCGGTGGGAGCTGTTGACGATCGGCCATTCGAATCGCTCCCCAGAGGAGCTGGTCCGGCTTCTGAAGCAAAACGGCGTAGAGCTGGTAGTCGATGTGCGGCGCTTCCCTTCTTCGCGCCAATACCCGTACTTTCAGCGGGACCAAGTGGCTGCGACCCTCCAGGCCGCGGGCATTGCGTACTGCTGGATGGGGGATCTCCTGGGCGGATTCCGGACGGGGGGCTACGAGGGCTACATGGGGACGGAGGCCTTCAACCGTGGTCTCGAGCTCCTGCTCCAGCGGGCCTCCCAGCGGCGGGCTGCCGTGATGTGCGCCGAGCGTCTTTTCTTTCGCTGCCACAGGCGATTCATTGCTGACGCCTGCGTCCGGTGGGGCTGGCGCGTCCTCCACATTGTGGACGAAGGCAGGGTGAGCGCCCATAGGGGGGCCTTGGCTCCGGGCCAACTGGAACTGGACCTCACGCTGTGA
- a CDS encoding NYN domain-containing protein: protein MSQHWLVDGYNLLHALADLRSEMERDMAAAINRLLALLDDFAHLQRAKVTVVFDGSPPPSQGIVRPSSFLNVCFVGSGMKADPRIRTLIAGIGDRANLTVVSADREIANYARVCGARVETPAQFEKRLQEQASPANGEMLQKFERDLSDEEVREWLRLFSEAEDGESEP, encoded by the coding sequence GTGTCTCAACACTGGCTTGTCGATGGCTACAATCTGCTCCACGCCCTGGCCGATCTGCGCTCCGAAATGGAGCGGGACATGGCGGCAGCCATCAATCGTTTGCTTGCCCTCTTGGATGATTTCGCGCATCTGCAACGGGCGAAAGTGACCGTCGTGTTCGATGGCAGTCCACCCCCCTCCCAAGGCATAGTACGCCCTTCTTCGTTCTTGAACGTGTGCTTTGTGGGATCGGGAATGAAGGCAGATCCCCGCATCCGGACCCTGATCGCCGGGATAGGGGACCGGGCGAATCTGACCGTGGTGAGTGCCGATCGCGAGATCGCCAACTACGCCCGCGTGTGCGGCGCTCGCGTAGAAACGCCCGCCCAGTTCGAGAAGAGGCTCCAGGAACAGGCATCCCCAGCAAACGGAGAGATGCTCCAGAAATTCGAACGGGATCTTTCGGACGAAGAAGTGCGCGAGTGGCTGCGTCTGTTTTCTGAGGCGGAGGACGGGGAGTCGGAACCTTAG
- the ilvD gene encoding dihydroxy-acid dehydratase — MRSDVVKRGIERAPHRSLLRATGLRDEDFAKPFVGVANSYCEVVPGHIHLREVAEAVKRGIREAGGVPFEFNTIAVDDGIAMGHDGMHYSLPSRELIADSIETMVQAHAFDALVCIPNCDKVVPGMIMGALRVDLPTVFVSGGPMRTGRLADGTPVDLISVFEAVGRTARGHLSEAELAEMERRACPGCGSCAGLFTANSMNCLMEALGIALPGNGTILADSPERRDLARRAGRRVVELLREGRSLRSFLTQEAIDNAFALDFSMGGSTNTVLHLLAIAREAGLGYPLHRVDEISRRTPHICKISPSSSHRMEDLARVGGVSVLLRELARADGLLHPHAATVSGTDLWGAVKDAPAPDGEVVRPLSAPYAPDGGLAVLWGSLAPRGAVVKTAAVVPEMLRFRGRARVFDGEEEANRAILAGQIRPGDVVVIRYEGPRGGPGMREMLAPTSNLVGMGLGESVALITDGRFSGGTRGACIGHVAPEAAAGGPIALVEEGDLIEIDIPARKLNLLVDERELERRRATWRPVRRKPLRGWLARYAALVASADEGAVLRCPDQDGTTEV; from the coding sequence ATGCGCAGCGACGTGGTCAAGCGCGGGATCGAGCGCGCTCCTCACCGGAGCCTCCTCCGGGCTACCGGCCTCCGGGATGAGGATTTCGCCAAGCCCTTCGTCGGTGTCGCCAATTCCTACTGCGAGGTGGTTCCGGGGCACATCCACCTGCGGGAGGTTGCCGAGGCCGTCAAGCGGGGAATCCGCGAGGCCGGTGGGGTGCCGTTCGAGTTCAACACGATCGCTGTGGACGACGGCATCGCCATGGGCCATGACGGGATGCACTACTCATTGCCCAGCCGCGAACTGATTGCGGACAGCATCGAGACCATGGTCCAGGCGCACGCCTTCGACGCCCTCGTGTGCATCCCCAACTGCGACAAGGTCGTGCCCGGCATGATCATGGGGGCCTTGCGCGTGGATCTGCCCACGGTGTTCGTGAGCGGGGGCCCCATGCGAACCGGCCGGCTCGCCGATGGCACACCCGTCGACCTCATCTCCGTGTTTGAGGCGGTAGGCCGCACGGCCCGCGGGCACCTCAGCGAAGCCGAGCTTGCGGAAATGGAGAGGAGAGCGTGCCCCGGGTGCGGCTCGTGTGCTGGTCTGTTCACCGCCAACTCGATGAATTGCCTGATGGAGGCCCTCGGAATCGCCCTGCCCGGCAACGGGACCATCCTGGCCGATTCGCCGGAACGCAGGGACCTTGCTCGCAGGGCTGGACGCCGCGTCGTGGAGCTCCTGCGCGAAGGAAGGTCCTTACGCAGCTTCCTGACGCAGGAGGCAATCGACAACGCTTTCGCCCTCGATTTCTCCATGGGAGGTTCCACGAACACGGTTCTCCACCTCCTCGCCATTGCCCGCGAGGCCGGCCTTGGCTACCCATTGCACAGGGTGGACGAAATCTCAAGGAGGACCCCCCACATCTGCAAGATCTCCCCTTCTTCCTCCCATCGCATGGAGGACCTGGCGAGAGTTGGTGGGGTGTCGGTTCTGTTGCGGGAACTGGCCCGCGCCGATGGGCTCCTCCACCCGCACGCCGCGACGGTATCGGGGACGGACTTGTGGGGGGCGGTAAAAGACGCCCCTGCCCCGGATGGCGAAGTCGTGCGGCCGCTTTCCGCACCCTACGCGCCGGACGGGGGGCTGGCCGTGCTTTGGGGAAGCCTGGCTCCGCGGGGCGCGGTGGTTAAGACAGCCGCCGTCGTCCCCGAGATGCTGCGGTTTCGAGGCCGAGCCCGGGTCTTCGACGGCGAAGAAGAGGCCAATCGGGCCATCCTGGCGGGACAGATCCGCCCTGGCGATGTAGTGGTGATCCGTTACGAGGGGCCAAGGGGAGGACCCGGAATGCGCGAGATGTTGGCCCCCACATCCAATCTGGTCGGTATGGGCCTCGGTGAGTCGGTAGCGCTGATCACCGACGGTCGCTTTTCCGGGGGTACGCGTGGGGCCTGTATTGGCCACGTGGCTCCGGAGGCGGCGGCGGGAGGCCCCATTGCCCTGGTAGAGGAAGGCGATCTCATCGAAATCGACATTCCGGCACGGAAGCTCAATCTGTTGGTGGACGAGCGGGAACTGGAGCGCAGGCGCGCCACATGGCGGCCCGTCCGGCGAAAACCCCTCAGGGGATGGCTGGCGCGCTACGCTGCCCTGGTTGCCTCGGCCGACGAAGGAGCGGTGCTAAGGTGCCCGGATCAGGACGGGACAACGGAGGTGTGA
- the ilvB gene encoding biosynthetic-type acetolactate synthase large subunit: MGAGIEARVGPSEIRLRNQSLEAQAVEPAYDLSGAEILVRALAEQGVKTLFGIPGGAVLGLADAVGRYGRFRWILTKHEQGATHAADGYARYSGRVGVVLVTSGPGSTNTVTGIATAYMDSSPIVVLTGQVPLPMVGNDAFQEVDTIGVTRPITKHSFLLRSPNDIADTVRKAFYIAGSGRPGPVVIDMPKDVLAAHGDYIPSAEIVVRGYKPKIFGHAHQISRAAERINRARRPVLYIGGGVVASGASDLVRRLAIENRIPVTSTLMGLGAFPSDHPLWLGMLGMHGTWTANMAVQTADLIIAIGARFDDRVTGRVADFAPQADIIHIDIDSSVIGRNVQVDIPIVGDARHVLIDLVPLVKGPDTKEWLEQIERWRQDHPLRYDRESQAVKPQYVIEKLAEVTDGEAVIVTDVGQHQMWTAQFYRFKHPRTIITSGGLGTMGFGLPAAMGVAIAQEDGAPRRPVVAIVGDGGFQMTMEELITAVAYRVPVKVFVINNGYLGMVRQWQELFFGRRYVASDLRQANPDLARVAESMGAMGLRVERREEVQPAIEKALSCDSGPVVIDFRVDGQENVFPMVPAGAALHEMIEARPSDK, encoded by the coding sequence ATGGGCGCTGGGATCGAAGCACGCGTTGGGCCAAGCGAGATTCGCCTCAGGAACCAATCCCTGGAGGCTCAGGCCGTGGAGCCGGCCTATGATCTGAGCGGCGCTGAGATCCTCGTCCGCGCGCTGGCCGAGCAGGGGGTGAAGACCTTGTTCGGGATCCCCGGGGGAGCGGTCCTCGGCCTGGCTGACGCCGTAGGGCGCTACGGCCGCTTCCGCTGGATCCTTACCAAGCACGAACAGGGGGCCACCCACGCCGCGGACGGTTACGCCCGCTACAGCGGCCGGGTGGGCGTGGTGCTGGTGACCAGCGGGCCCGGCTCCACCAATACGGTCACCGGAATTGCCACGGCCTACATGGATTCCAGCCCCATCGTGGTCCTGACGGGCCAGGTGCCCCTTCCTATGGTCGGCAACGACGCCTTTCAGGAAGTGGACACCATCGGGGTCACCCGACCCATCACCAAGCACAGCTTCCTGTTACGCAGCCCGAACGACATCGCGGACACCGTACGAAAGGCTTTCTACATTGCTGGCTCCGGCCGGCCCGGTCCCGTGGTCATCGATATGCCCAAGGACGTGCTGGCTGCCCACGGAGACTACATTCCGTCCGCCGAGATCGTCGTTCGGGGCTACAAGCCCAAGATCTTCGGGCACGCCCATCAGATCTCGCGTGCCGCGGAGCGGATCAACCGCGCGCGTCGTCCCGTCCTGTACATCGGCGGTGGCGTGGTAGCCTCTGGCGCCAGCGACCTGGTCCGGCGTCTGGCCATCGAAAACCGGATCCCGGTGACCAGCACCCTGATGGGACTGGGCGCCTTCCCATCCGATCACCCGCTCTGGCTGGGGATGCTGGGCATGCACGGCACCTGGACGGCGAACATGGCCGTCCAAACGGCGGACCTGATCATCGCCATCGGGGCCCGCTTCGATGATCGGGTGACGGGCAGGGTAGCCGACTTCGCTCCGCAGGCTGACATCATCCACATCGATATCGATTCGAGCGTGATCGGCCGCAATGTTCAGGTGGATATCCCCATCGTGGGCGACGCCAGGCATGTCCTGATCGACCTCGTGCCCCTGGTCAAGGGCCCCGACACCAAGGAGTGGTTGGAGCAGATCGAGCGCTGGCGTCAGGATCACCCCCTGCGCTACGATCGCGAGAGCCAGGCCGTCAAGCCGCAGTACGTCATCGAGAAGCTGGCGGAGGTGACGGACGGGGAGGCGGTGATCGTGACCGACGTGGGCCAGCATCAGATGTGGACAGCCCAATTCTACCGTTTCAAGCACCCGCGCACGATCATCACTTCCGGAGGGCTGGGCACGATGGGCTTCGGGTTGCCCGCCGCGATGGGGGTGGCGATCGCCCAGGAAGACGGGGCTCCGCGTCGCCCGGTCGTGGCGATCGTCGGAGACGGCGGCTTTCAGATGACCATGGAGGAACTGATCACGGCTGTCGCCTATCGCGTGCCGGTGAAGGTTTTCGTGATCAACAACGGGTACCTTGGGATGGTGCGGCAGTGGCAGGAGCTGTTTTTCGGGCGACGTTACGTAGCCAGCGACCTCCGCCAGGCCAATCCCGATCTAGCCCGGGTGGCCGAGAGCATGGGGGCGATGGGGTTGCGTGTGGAACGCCGGGAGGAGGTCCAGCCGGCCATCGAGAAGGCCTTGTCCTGCGACAGTGGGCCTGTGGTCATCGACTTCCGCGTGGACGGCCAGGAGAACGTCTTCCCGATGGTTCCGGCCGGCGCCGCCCTGCACGAGATGATCGAGGCCAGACCATCAGACAAGTGA
- the ilvN gene encoding acetolactate synthase small subunit produces MGEMKEHTISVLVEQTFDALPRIAGLFSGRGYQIDSISVGEAEEPGMARMTIVTRGDDGVIEQITKQLNKIVNVVKVTDLTYEPFVERELALVKVTATQSTRSEIMQIVNIFRAKIVDISPKTLTVECTGSRAKVQAIIGMLRPFGIREISRTGSVALKREFRGET; encoded by the coding sequence ATGGGTGAGATGAAGGAACACACCATCTCCGTGCTGGTGGAGCAAACCTTCGATGCGCTGCCGCGGATCGCGGGCCTGTTCAGCGGCCGCGGCTATCAAATCGACAGCATCAGCGTAGGCGAGGCGGAAGAGCCAGGAATGGCGCGGATGACCATCGTGACGCGTGGCGACGATGGGGTGATCGAACAGATCACCAAGCAGCTGAACAAGATCGTCAACGTGGTGAAAGTCACCGACCTGACGTACGAGCCCTTCGTCGAGAGAGAACTCGCTCTGGTGAAGGTGACGGCCACCCAGAGCACCCGCAGCGAGATCATGCAGATCGTGAACATCTTCCGCGCCAAGATCGTGGACATCAGTCCGAAGACCCTCACGGTTGAGTGCACAGGAAGTCGCGCCAAGGTCCAGGCGATCATCGGCATGTTGCGGCCGTTTGGGATCCGTGAGATCTCGCGCACAGGCAGTGTGGCCCTGAAGAGGGAGTTCCGCGGCGAAACCTGA
- the ilvC gene encoding ketol-acid reductoisomerase gives MRIWYDQDADLTALEGKTVVILGFGSQGHAHALNLRDSGVHVLVGLRPDGASWQKAKNAGLPVLPIPEAVAAADVTMVLLPDQHQPAVYEKQIAPYLRPGSALAFAHGFNVHFGQIKPPASVDVFMVAPKSPGHLVRKLYTEGRGTPCLLAVHQDATGAAQQIALAYAKALGGTRAGVIETTFAEETETDLFGEQAVLCGGVSELVRAGFETLVEAGYQPEIAYFECLHELKLIVDLMYEGGMGRMWYSVSDTAEYGGMTRGPRVIDQHVRETMRSLLAAVRDGSFAREWVAENKAGLPNLTRLRQQWRDTELEKVGARLRAMMPWVKQTEEPS, from the coding sequence ATGCGCATCTGGTACGATCAAGACGCAGATCTGACGGCGCTCGAGGGGAAGACAGTGGTGATCCTCGGTTTTGGAAGCCAGGGGCATGCGCATGCCCTGAACCTGCGGGATAGCGGGGTTCACGTGCTCGTTGGACTGCGGCCCGACGGCGCCTCATGGCAGAAGGCAAAGAACGCAGGGCTACCGGTGCTCCCGATCCCGGAGGCGGTGGCCGCGGCGGACGTTACGATGGTCCTTCTCCCTGACCAGCACCAGCCTGCCGTCTACGAGAAACAGATCGCCCCGTATCTGCGACCCGGTTCGGCCCTGGCGTTCGCGCACGGATTCAACGTCCATTTCGGGCAGATTAAGCCCCCCGCCTCGGTCGACGTCTTCATGGTAGCCCCGAAGAGCCCTGGCCATCTGGTGCGCAAACTCTACACGGAGGGAAGAGGGACCCCCTGCCTGCTGGCGGTCCATCAGGATGCCACCGGCGCGGCCCAGCAGATCGCCCTGGCCTACGCCAAGGCCCTGGGAGGGACCCGAGCTGGGGTGATCGAGACCACCTTTGCGGAGGAGACGGAAACCGACCTTTTCGGCGAACAGGCGGTTCTGTGCGGCGGGGTTTCGGAGCTGGTGAGGGCGGGATTCGAAACGCTGGTGGAGGCGGGTTATCAACCCGAGATCGCCTATTTCGAATGCCTGCACGAGCTGAAGCTCATCGTCGATCTGATGTACGAAGGGGGGATGGGCAGGATGTGGTACTCCGTGAGCGACACAGCCGAGTACGGCGGGATGACGCGCGGGCCCCGGGTGATCGATCAGCACGTGCGGGAGACCATGCGTTCGCTCCTGGCAGCCGTGCGCGACGGAAGCTTCGCCCGCGAGTGGGTGGCGGAGAACAAGGCAGGGCTCCCGAACCTGACGCGGCTACGACAGCAGTGGCGAGACACGGAGCTGGAGAAGGTAGGAGCTCGGCTGCGAGCCATGATGCCCTGGGTAAAGCAGACGGAAGAGCCCAGCTGA
- a CDS encoding 2-isopropylmalate synthase, giving the protein MKRRVYVFDTTLRDGEQAPGFSMRVSEKVRVAAQLEALGVDVIEAGFPIASSGEQEAVRRIAQQCQNVTVAGLCRAKKQDIDAAWDALKYARRPRFHIFLATSDIHLEYKLRMTREEAIRAAVSAVEYAKRFGAEVEFSPEDATRSEEGYLIRVLEAVIDAGADVINIADTVGYAIPSEFARLIRLLRSEVRNAPKVRFSVHCHNDLGLAVANTLAGIEAGADQVECTINGIGERAGNAALEEVVMALKVRESVFSVETGIRTELIYPTSRLVQEITGVHVQPNKAVVGANAFAHEAGIHQHGVLSHASTYEIMTPESIGLTSNRIVLGKHSGRHAVQKALHDMGIRVDREGLDWVYERMVALADEKKHVTQRDLLRIVDELKQVKAQAVLLHPVNQTAEAGS; this is encoded by the coding sequence ATGAAACGTCGAGTCTACGTCTTCGATACGACCCTGCGCGACGGGGAGCAAGCCCCTGGCTTCTCGATGCGGGTCAGCGAAAAGGTGCGCGTGGCCGCCCAGTTGGAGGCCCTCGGGGTGGACGTCATCGAAGCCGGCTTCCCCATCGCCTCCAGCGGCGAGCAGGAGGCGGTGCGCCGCATCGCCCAGCAGTGCCAGAACGTCACGGTGGCTGGGCTGTGCCGAGCCAAGAAGCAGGACATCGATGCCGCCTGGGATGCCCTGAAGTACGCCCGCAGACCGCGCTTCCACATCTTCCTGGCCACCTCGGACATCCACCTCGAATACAAGCTACGGATGACCCGGGAGGAGGCCATCCGGGCGGCGGTCAGTGCGGTCGAATACGCCAAGCGCTTTGGGGCAGAGGTGGAGTTCTCGCCCGAAGACGCCACGCGCAGCGAGGAAGGGTACCTGATTCGGGTGCTCGAGGCTGTCATCGACGCAGGGGCCGACGTCATTAACATTGCCGACACCGTGGGATACGCCATCCCCAGCGAATTCGCCCGTCTCATTCGCTTGCTCCGCTCTGAGGTGCGCAACGCCCCGAAGGTGCGCTTCAGCGTCCACTGCCACAACGATCTCGGCCTGGCGGTGGCCAATACCCTGGCTGGGATTGAGGCAGGCGCGGACCAGGTCGAGTGCACGATCAACGGCATCGGGGAGAGGGCGGGCAATGCCGCCCTGGAAGAGGTCGTGATGGCCCTCAAGGTGCGGGAATCCGTGTTCTCGGTGGAGACGGGCATCCGGACCGAGCTCATCTATCCCACCAGCAGGCTCGTTCAGGAGATCACGGGCGTCCACGTGCAGCCCAACAAGGCGGTGGTCGGGGCCAACGCTTTCGCGCACGAGGCGGGGATCCATCAGCACGGGGTCCTTTCCCATGCCTCCACTTACGAGATCATGACCCCTGAGTCCATCGGCCTCACCTCCAATCGGATTGTCCTCGGCAAGCACTCCGGCCGTCACGCCGTGCAGAAGGCCCTGCACGACATGGGTATCCGAGTTGATCGGGAAGGTCTGGATTGGGTGTATGAGCGGATGGTGGCCCTTGCGGACGAAAAGAAGCACGTAACCCAGAGGGACCTGCTGCGCATCGTGGACGAATTGAAGCAGGTCAAAGCGCAAGCGGTCCTTCTCCACCCTGTAAACCAGACAGCGGAAGCTGGGAGCTGA